Part of the Oncorhynchus masou masou isolate Uvic2021 chromosome 24, UVic_Omas_1.1, whole genome shotgun sequence genome is shown below.
GTCACACCCATGTATCAGATCCTGTATACAGCGAGATCATTAACAAAACCAGAGACCAAGCAGCTGTGTTTTATGTCTGAGACAGATTCAGACCAGAGTCAATAGGGGTTGGAGGGAAACACTGCAACGACAAACAATATTAAATTAGAAGTTATGATATGGATTAGAATATTTTACAATTAGCAGAAACCTCAATCAATCATAttaatttataaagcccttcttacatcagctgtcagtgctgtacagaaacccagtctaaaaccccacgCAAAAACGCAGAACTTAtcagtgtagaccaatttgggtttccaatttctccaaaataatgtggtgatcaatggtatcaccagcagcactaaggtctaggagcaagaggacagatgcagagcctctgtctgacgccattaaaactTGGTTCTAGAGGCAATGTAATACTATAGAACTTGTGTTCAATAGTTTAATGTATTACCTTTTGAGATCCATTACTACACTAGTCTCAAGCCCAACAGGCTGTAGATAGCTGCCTGGTGACGTCTAAAATGAGCGGGTCAGACTCAGGCCCCAGTGTGTTTTGTTAGTGAGACAGGCAGCAgattctttctctctcatgtgTTCTGTAGGGGTCGAGGGAAAGGCGGTAGGGGTTGAGGGGAAGATGGTGGAGTCTACTCATGTGCACGGGGCCCGGCCCGACCTAGCCAATCAGTACAACTTGTATGACTGGGTTCGCTAAACATGAGGGTGGGATGGAGGCACCACCAATGGTCACGCACACTGGATGGCCTTTTTATTTTGAATCTTGCTATTAGGAGTTATGTAGTTATGCATAGTCTATATTCCATGTGGGGATTGGTATGTTTTCCCCATGATGTTTGTACTTGACCTGACTTTGCCCATGAAATGGGATTCCAGTCCTTAGTTTGTTTCACTAATTACAGTTAAGCAATGTCCACATTAACTTCTTACTGCATGTTAGTTATTACGTGTACTGGACATACACCAGCTGGTCTGATCTCGACTGTAGCCACAGTGTGGCACTTCAATCTGTCAGATGAAGCGAGACATTAACATGACATGTATAGCAGATATGGCCTTGTGCCTCAGGATAGTCAGGACTCAACAAACTAAGAACAATTCTTAATTTTCCTCTTGATTTTTCTGTGAGAAATGTCTATTTTGAATGAATTCTATAACATAGAGTACAGTGTAACATGTTGTATGGGTTATGTATTCTAACCATTGAGCGTAGAATGGAAATGACCGTAGACACAAGCACAACAGGGACTCTTATTATGGTAGATATTGTGGGCCCAAGGACCACACCTCACCCCAGGAAATGCCCCATAGCACAACGTCACAGCCTTCTGGTACAAGACAAGAAGAGCGGAAGGAAGAGAACATGTCTGTTTATCAACCGTATAGGATATATTTATAGAACCCTGATGTAAAACAAAGTGCCGAACAACGAAGTATCATGCAACATGTTATCATGTTTAGGCCCATAAATTGTGTCATATACATTAATGTATCGTTAGCCTTACTATGAGAGTTGATTTGGTTTTATGTAAAGCTTTCATGGATATAAATAGTTTGTTGTTTTGCTATACAGTGGATTGGTTTGATAGTATTGTTGGctatttctttatttctctctgaaTCCATCAAACCCTGTTTCCCCAAACCTCTCATGACAAGATGTATTAGTTTCCTGGAAAGCTTCAGGTGCATCATGGGAGACGTATAAACAATCTACCAATTGTTGTCGACTGAACAAACAGTTCTAAATTAGTAAAGTGTCTGCTGTGGACTGGACTATGTCTGAGCCACAAGCATTCATTTGGAGGTTTCTTAACCAATTCGTGATGCTGAAGAATCCTGAGCAGGGTCTCAAAAACCACTGGATTTGAGATGAATTAAATACTGTTTAAAAAGAAGCATCCACAGTAAGTTTAGtacctgagacatggaggatgcATGGTGTATACTGGAACCTTATCTTCCTACTtgactatggtacagtgtccttgGTATCTGTAATTTttaaggatccccattatttcctgtcaaggcagcaacTACTGTTCCTGGGGTCCAAAATAATTAAGGCAGATATGTAATGATTTTTATAATACATTCTCAACAGATTTCACAACTcattgtgtgccctcaggcccctactctactaccacatatctacatcacaaaatccatgtgaacatgtgtatgtgtctgtgcctacatttgtgttgcttcacagtccccgctgttccataaggtgtcaTTTTTATGTTTGAAATCTAATTTTGCTACTTCCATGTGTTACTTGATGTAGAATATATTTCTACGTAGTCCAATAATACATTTCTGTTTGGCTCTGTAGAGGTAAATACTTTGGTAGCGCTCCAGCAGAAAACAACATGTTGTGGCATGGGTAGTGACAGCAGCAGACACAGCTAAACGTgaagtgaaagggagagagatgtgagaaaTGGCTTTGGCGAGCTAGATGGAGAGATGCCTTAGGAAACCTGAGAGTGTATGCAGGCTACATGCATGACCCTCTGACAAGAAATAGAGCTGCGTGGAAGTCCAGGCATTCCAGACAGTGCTGTGCTTGGAGTGCTAAAACAAGACACAAAGAAAAATGGTGCTGCCTTCACTAATCCAGCATGATTTCAACATGCTTAGTccaatacagtgacaactaaaatataccaaaatcaatttagtccaatcaatgtaagGGAAGCCactggatttggcttcacaccaatcgcATCACTTTATAAGCCAAACGTCATGGACAAAACTTGAATTGTTCTGTTGTCGTCTGGTGACCTAGCTAGCTAATAGGGATTTGGACCTTTTGGTTTTACAtaattctctgtactggccaatgattataacagcaatTCTGATCCAATCATTAATGTttacattgtgcccctggattGAGGGCATGGAAGTTCAACAGGTGTAGAAATCTaagttttattattttatttattaatttttACTAGCTAACTAGTTTTCCATGAAAGggagttaggctagcgagcaagcattttagccaggtagccgaGGACAACAAACCGTGTGTGCTGTATGACAGTCCTCGACCGTTTAGGCAACATGAAAGAGGATGGCATTgccgtttctctacaagtagggtgagtcaacatttTTGCACACATGAATCAGTTTCATGGACAGCCTCATCATAGTTGGcttacattgattggactaaattgattttggtatcttttagttgtcactatTGGACTAAGCATGTTGAAATCATGCTGGATTAGTGGAGGCAGCACCATTTTTCTTTGTGTCTTGCGGTAActctccgtggttctaaatcaatagtttagTATTCCGAAATGTAGGATACATTAATGatgtaaaaccacaagtccaaatccctttTGGATACACTTGACTTGCGTGACAATGCTATAGGTCATGTTTACATGCAATGTGCTTTGTGGACTATGCTTTGCCTCTATAAAGgcctaacaggttatagagcaaacaacacaattatcacaacaccgGTTGTAAAATGGCTTTTACCCACGCAACGCTACTGCTCAAAGTCCCTGGCTGTCATTTCAGGTTACTATAATGGGTTAACAGGGCGTTCTGTGCTGTAGTAACCTGGCCTTAGAACAGCAGTATAGTAACCAGACCATCAATATCTTCTACAGTGTCTTAAGGGCCTATTTGTATTATTGAGTAGCCTACAATGCTTTCAGGAACAGGACACCTAGGTACCATTATTGTGGTTGACATTCGTTGGAAATGTAATCAGCGTAATACAAAAAAATCCCCGTTAAAAACAGTCATTTTAAGcttgatcttttttttttttgcattggatactTGTCAATCCAGATGTTGCATCTTCGGTGAAAGGTGAGCTAGAGTTGtggttgtcagaccatgagacatcctgaaaaaaTGTCTTGTAACAAATCTGTAGCGGCTACAAATGAGACTCACGAACACGATGGTATTCTCCATTTTTCTCTACAACCCCCACAAGCATATtggctgtaccgacttcagacgaatCAGAATCTGCCAAGTTCTGTCTGTTTGGGCTACACACGTATATGACCCCTCTGTGCAAAGGTGAGAGActctgttttgctctaggatACCCATATTCATCTGAATGTCCCCTGGTACCAGTTGAAAAAGTTATTGGAAGTGTGTATATATGGACACTGTATATAGTGCCAataataaggggttaaatacgtgtaaaaaaaaaaaaaaatgaatgcaAATGTTTCCTCTTTCATCTGTTCCATTTTTAGTGAATGTTATTCAGTGGTTTGTATAGGCCTATAGgtcacttttttttaaacaaatcataatgtatacttcaaggggtcttgcaaaatgatccttggtatgacaaTTGGTAAAACAATTCCATACAGCTTAGTAGAACCCCTCCCCTGACTTTTATGGGTTAAGTGTTCCCGGTAACTAAACAGGGCTTATTCCCTTTCATTTCACTGATCTCCATTCTCATTAAAGTCCTTTCTTTAGTGTTGCGAACTCTGCATGATTGGGTTTCTATGTTGCTGTAAATAGAAAGTGAAGTCTGATGTATAGTTGTGAGTCCAATGCATGTATCCATGTATAGCCAAttcatatagttgaagtcggaagattacatacacttactcaaactatagtttgttaacaagaaatttgtggtatggttgaaaaactagttttaatgactccaacagacttatgtaaacttctgatttcaactgtatatactgcatagccatgtatagtccatgtgtcctgtgtggtcctctgtagctctgcGTTGCGTtatgcctaagaacagcccttagccgtgatgTGTTGAACATGCACACCtccccctcaggccttattgcttgtATAATTGTCAGtcaatctccccctctcttccctgcaGTGTGGATCCAGGCGGTGCAGGCCCTGATGATCCTGTCCATAATCTTcagcttcatctctctcttcctgttcttcTGTCAGCTCTTCACCCTTCAAAAGGGAGGCCGCTTCTTCCTCACTGGAGTCTTCCAGATCCTCGCCAGTAAGTTCCCATTATGTCATTCAGGAAAACTCAACTGAAACAGACCTATTCAGAAGTTTACACTGTATAAAGGGTCCTAAGGCTTCTTGTTATATTCAAGCAATACACCAGCAGTTCACTAAACATCCAGACTATGCACCCGCCGCACCGGAGTGGACTTTCACAGAAAGTGTTGCAACAAACAGCTTCTGCGTTGTCTGTCAGTGCACTGATATTGTCTGTCAGTTGAATAGGGTCTCTTGTATTCTGGCACCTCTTCTGGTCTATTGTGTTCACCATTGGTAGCACTTTCTAATCTCCCAGGTTGGCACTGTAGACCatgcccttctttggacactgtgttaacaatcctccaaatgagcttcaattccatacaacactccttccgttgccttcaactgctcttaaatgctagtaaaacaaaatgcatgcttttcaaccaattgctgcctgcacccttctgacgagcatcactactctggacgcttCTGACTTagagtatgtggacaactacaaatacataggtgtttggctagactgtaaactctccttccagactcacattaagcatctccaatccaaaatttaatctagaatcggcttccaattttgcaacaaagcctccttcactcatgctgccaaacgtaccatcgtaaaactgactatcctacggatccttgactttggcgacgtcatttacaaaatggcctccaacaccatactcagcaaactggatgtagtctatcgcagtgacatccgttttgtcaccaaatccccatatagtacccaccactgcaacctgtatgctcctctcgttggctggtcctcgctacatattcgtctccaaacccactagctccaggtcatttataagtcttcactaggtaaagctctgccttacctcagctcactggtcaccatagcaacacccacccgtggcacactctccagcaggtatatttcattgGTCATCCCCAATGCCAACACTGCCttaccttccagttctctgctgccaatgactggaacgaattccAAAAATCActaaagttggagacttatatctccctcactaactttaagcatcagctgtcagagcagcttaccaatcgctgcagctgtacacagcccatctgtaaatagcccatccaatgaactacctacctcatccccgtttttgtttttctgctctttttttttcacaccagtatttctacttgcacattctcATCTGTACGTATCACTCCAGTGGAAATTGTAAATTTCTTTGCCAcaattggcctatttattgccttacctccttacttcatttgcacacactgtatacactttttttattgttattgactgactacgtttgtttattccatgtgtaactctgttgtttttgtcacactgctttgctttatcttggccaggtcgcagttgtaaatgagaacttgttctcaactggcctacctggttaaatgaaggtgaaataataataattaaatgaAAGGCCAGTGGgcacagacactcacacaacTGGAAATTTCAAGACTGAAAACGTAGTGGGTGAACAACAATTAACTTAACAGCAACAGAGACTGTGTCATGCCAGTTTACAGTGGGCAGGGCTGGGTTCTCTTGTAACTTGGAAGCAGGCCAGGGCTTTAGATGAGGAAGTGAGGAATCTAACAGAGGCATGTTTGTAGTTCAATAGGAACCATGACAGTGTGACGAAACAATTGGCTGGGGGAATCCATTTGGGAAGTATGGACCCTAAtcaccccacctctcctctactgCTGCCCAACATGGTTCATTCTAGGACAACTTCCATGAAGCATTGCAGATTGTGATGGCGTGACACACAAGAATTTTATCTTAAGAATTCGaccccctccccttcatctcctgatctcctccttctcttctcataTTTTCCTCTCCTCTAGGTCTGTTTGTGATGAGTGGAGCAGTGATCTATACGGTGATGAGTCCTGAGTGGGTGCCTGATTCAGAGGCCTTTGGCTGGGCCTACATCATGGCCTGGGTGGCCTTCCCTCTGGCCCTGATCAGCGGACTCATCTATGTCATCTTGAGAAAACGGGAATAAGACCCCTGTTCCCTAACCTCCACCCCACTCTCAGCATtaacaatcccccccccccaggagagTAGAGTCAGAAGCTTGAGGACTGGTTTCTGACTGGGTCCACAGCCGTCTTCACCCAGGTCTTCATCGTACTGGGAGGTAACACATGATGAAACAATACTGTCAGAATTTGAAGCTGTATATAGTATCTATGGTTTAAAGTCTATTTATAACACTTTACATATGTGTACATAGTATTGTTGTTGCTCCGTCAGATATTCAAACAAGCTTTGTTTTAGCTGATAAATATGTTTGTAATGATGAAATAATTAGATGCTGTGTTTTTGAACAGTTTTCACCAAAGTGCATGTATAAAATAGAGAGCTAGAAGGATTTTGTGTAACTGAGCTTGCTTTACAAAAACTAAGTGGTAACATCCAAATAATGGCTTAGatgtttaacttttttttttttttttcaacaaatGGTGCTATGTATTTCCCATTCCTATTACTGATAGCCATTTTCATTTTACAGTCAAATGACTTGACTTATGAAGTAACTATAAACGTCAGGGTGAGAAGTAGACTTCAATAATGTGCCTAACTGCTTCGGTTTATAGAGACAtgatttagatttgttttaaatGAAAGCTTTAGAAAAACAGTCAACTGTGATTGTTCAGCTAAAAGGAGCGTTGGAGTTAGGGTGATGGAGCAGTCGTTTTTGGTTGGAATGTCAGTATTAGAATGTCTTGCCATTGTTCCATTTGATTTCCTCTGTTTTAGACAGAGTTCAAGGatggagaacaagagagaaatgACTGCATTGACTTAGATCTGGGTTGTCTTCTCTCTCACTGTAAGGCCAAGCCATGTTCATCTGTTTGTATTTATAGTATATGTACGACCAGTAAACACGTTAGATACCAACCTGCCTCTTGGACAGAGTACTGTAACAACTAGTAGGGCATTGCAGCCAGATCAAAATTGATGTAAGTTTTTATATCTGATTACATTATATAGATAATTCAAAGAAGGGCAAGCAAGCTCTGAGGCAGCGTACTCTAACCTGATCAAGGCAGAATTGAGGACATGATTTATAGTATTAGCCTTGCCACGTGGGAGAAAATGGACAGAGGTCTgcagttgtgatacaaatgttcCGATTCACTTTTGAAGTTTGACAAGCTGCAGTTTCTGCCACACTGAAGTACATGTTTTATCATGTTAATAACATGTCTATGACTATTTAGTATGTAGACTTAATGAAAGAAACCAAATTGAAAGCTCCTACCTATGGGGGATTTCTATGCATTTCACTATTTTATTTAGTGTATTCCTCATCACAGCATAACACTAACACCATTAGAGCTATAGTCAAGACCATTGATTAATGTTGAACTGCATGTAGCTATTTACAATCTTAATAGATATGTTTAAATGGTCCAGTGTCTGCCTTGAAGAGTATAATAAATACTGAAGAGAGGAAGTAAAAATGTACAGTGCATGAAAGAGTAATGTGAGATCTCTTCTTGTATTTGGTTGGTGTGTTATTAAAGAGAATGCAAATTCTGAACTCTCGCTCTGTGGCCATAATATAATAACACCTGCACTAGGAGCTCGGTTCTGTTCGAGGAAAAAATGTATGACGATGTAATGAGACTTAACATCATGCAGATTTCTCCCATCAAATAGCctcaatcaaataaaataaaaatcgcgCTGTCACGTAAACAAgacaggtcaaagtaaaatgGCCAATATGGAATGGATAGTCACGCTTGTCCAGGAGTTTTCACCCCATTTATCATGAGCAGTGGTTTCAAGTTTGTTCATTTTTGACAAGCTGATCATAGTGAAAAATAAAATACTTCTGCATTTCCCACTGTTAACACGTTGCACACTACAGACCCTTGTTCGATTCCAAGCTGTATcccaaccggctgtgattgggagtcccatagggcggtgcacaattggcccagcgtcgttagggtttggccagggtagtctgtcattgtaaataagaatttgttcttaactgacctgcctagtaaaaAGATAATCCATTGTGGGCCGACGTGTTAGGTTACACCCCAGTAAGCACGAGCCAACATCTTTTTGTCCCTGTCCGGgctttgtttagtttttttggtGTTTTACAAATGGTAGGCTTACCACAGACGGGCATTCTTAAAATTCAATTTCAGACAACACTGTATGGTACACCTCAGTAAGCATGTGACTGATTGACATGACTGATCTTAAACAATTTAGGATGTTTCTTTGCCTTGGAGccttgttgtttttgtttggttgcTAAAAAGATTTTGACATTTTGCATTGATATAATAGTCATAGTAAACTGCTGCTTTTTAAACCTAATATTTGGTTTTGTTTATCTAGCCCTCTCAACTAGGGTTGTAAAATGTGTAGAAATCCCAGTTGAAGGATTTAGTCATTATTCCCTCCTAACGCCAGAAGTCTTCCCACTTTTTCCAGAAATCTAGGTTGGAATTTTGGAAAAGTTACCAGGATTTTGCAACTATCACCACCGGTGACTTGCTCATTACGGAACTGGTCAGATGTGGACGCCAtgctgttttgctagcacagactggaatttgttCTAAGATTCATCCAATGgaattgaggagtataccacctcagtcaccggcttcatcaataagtgcattgacgacgtcgtTCCCAtcgtgactgtacatacatatcccacagctactttcaggcctctccagagatgttcatgTCAGGgtcctggctgggccactcaaggacattcagacttgtcTTGACTGTGTGATTAGGGTTGTCCTGtcgaaaggtgaaccttcaccccagtctgaggtccgggGAAATCTGGAggaggatttcatcaaggatctctcatttgttccgttcatctttaactcgatcctgactagtctcagtctctgccgctaaaaaacatccccacagcatgatgttgccaccatgCTTCAAGTTTCTTCCATTTTAAGGAGGATGGGCGCCACtgttcttggaccttcaatgctgcagaaatgtaaatacccttccccagatctcgaTTCATTGCAATCCTGTCTGAGTTCTGCGGACAATTTcttcgaactcatggcttggtttttgctctgacatggactGTCATCTGTgtgactttatatagacaggtgtgtgcctctctccaaatcatgtccaatcaatggcatttatcacaggtggactccaatcaatgtgttgaaacatctcaaggatgatcaattttgagtctcatagcaaagggtctgaatacttatgtaaatacagtatttctgttttattttaaatacatttgcaaaacgttctaaatacctgtttttgctttctcattttggggtattgtgtgtagattgaggatacAGTGttacttaatccattttagaataaggctgtaacaacaaaaggtcaaggggtctgaatactttccgaatgcactgtatttaggTAAGGGAAGACCCATGAAATGGACAAATGAATGGCATCTTATTGCCATTGGGCGAAATACAATCGTAAATACCACTCAAATGGACGGCAATTCATTCAAAGCTTATGGCAACTGGAAAAtggcaaatgccaagtgtcatacAGCAAAAATCCCAACGATGGAGAGCGTGCTCCACCGTGAACTTTCATTTTGCTACTAGACATGGACGCAAAGGTAAAAATGTGAACTtttaaagtgctttctggaccgtttctTTGTGTGAATTATacatatattatacaactgtatGAACACACATTTTTGTCTTGTTTTATTGACTTGTCCATAAGGCCTatattttgtccatttgcaatatgaccATACGTCAAAAGCCAGTGAACCATGGCCAAATGGCATAAGTGTCCAAATGCCATTATATAAGTATTGAAAGtgccaaatcaggatgttatgtccatttgccgTATATGATCATAGGAAGTCGGTTTCTGAACCCAAAATCAGTGAACCATGTCCAAATGGCAGTTATACTGACCAAATGATATGTATCACTCTTAAGCTCTGAATCAACCTAAGTCTATTTGTTTGATGCGTTTGTTTGAAGTgggactttttttttaaatatatatttttataaacaTTCAAAATGACCAGGGGCACCCTATATTGGTTGCATGGGTGGGGGGTGCTCCCTACCCAGCCGTGGACCCTTTGCACCCCCCTAAAGGCATTCAAAAAAAAAATTGCTCCTGGTTAACTGTTCCAATCACCAGATGCACGGCTGTCCATTTGTAATGTATTttacaatgggcatttaccatgcTCTAATATACTGCAGAAATGCCCAATTGACTGGCCcgttgaactcgggatggccgggcaggttcctctccatcgctcattggTGTTGATTTCAGCATGTCAGGTTGAATGATGGTTCATCACTGTTTAAACTTAATGTAAATGGACAAAAGTCAGCCGTCAAGTCAATGAGTCAATAAGATATcatttgacatctgttgggagaaatgactgatttccaGTTCATGAGGGTTGTCTACttacacatatgaagttttggaaagatgtgacctttttaacccttcgaaacagcccctATGACCCCAATTTGAGGCAattccggtaagcacaggaagctTAAAGTTAATACATGTTGTGGTAGGCTTTCACAGAATCATGAGTTGTAAGTCTTtacattaacttcttcgatatagggggcgctcttaaaatatcttgtttaaaacgaacGTTTTATTATCCAAAAATGTAaacacgaaaagatgctcgactatgcatataattgacagctttggaaagaaaacactgacgtttccaaaactgcaaagatattgtctgtgagtgcctcagaactaatgctacaggcgaaaccaagattgaatttcatacaggaaatgccccagattttgaatgcgctgtgttccaatgtctccttatgtggctgtgaatgcgccaggaatgagcctacactttctgtcgtgtAGGctcaaataatctttttggaaaaactggaCATTTGCAATCTGAGAGtcccatatccgggagcgtaatcagcctcaagctcattagcataacgcaaagtTAACTTtttgaaaatcacaaatgaaatgaaataaatatattggctcacatgcttagccttttgttaacaacactatcacagattttcaaaatattattttcaaccatagctacacaagcatttgtgtaagagtattgatagctagcatagcattaagcctagcaggcaacattttcacaaaaacaagaaaagcattcaaataaaataatttacctttgaagaacttcggatgttttcaatgaggagactttcagttagatagcaaatgttcagtttttcccaaaagattatttgtgtaggagaaatcgctccgttttgttcatcacgtttggctaagagaaaaacccgaaaattcagtcattacaatgccaaacttttttccaaattaactccataatatcggcaaacgttgtttagaatcaatcctcaaggtcttTTTCACATcttttcgatgataaatcattcatggcagttgcctttctcttctgaaccaaatggaaatgtgcatgcagctggagattacgcaataattttgacggaggacacctggtaaatgtagtctcttatggtcaatcttccaatgatatgcctacaaatacgccacaatgctgcagacaccttggggaaacgacagtgtaggttcattccttgcgcattcacagccatataaggagacattggaacacagcgcattcaaaatctggggcatttcctgtatgaaattcaatcttggtttcgcctgtagcattagttctggggcactcagactctttgcagttttggaaacgtcagtgtcgagcatcttttcgtgacaaaatatcttgtttaaaacaaataaaaagagcgccccctatatcaaagAAGTTAAACCATAATGAAAACTCAACATGTAGCTTCGTTCTAGCTGCGTTCCAGGTCCAATATTATGTTTAGGCCTACCCCAAAGACTTTTATAAATGTTGTCATTTTCGAGATGGTCGTGCTCCGAAACCCGCCTTAATGGATTAGTCTGAACACCCCGCAACTGGATCTATAtattttgaagaaaaaaaaatacaattcttTAACCATCACCAATTGTACAATTTCTCGTAAATTAcaataaatttttttttttttttttttctcgcaCCATAGGTTCATGTACTttaattaacctcttacatctatgggg
Proteins encoded:
- the LOC135511922 gene encoding peripheral myelin protein 22-like, yielding MLLLLLGIVVLHIAALVLLFVSTIVNAWTTGSTSSSDLWNNCSTTNGGYHCDPANTGVWIQAVQALMILSIIFSFISLFLFFCQLFTLQKGGRFFLTGVFQILASLFVMSGAVIYTVMSPEWVPDSEAFGWAYIMAWVAFPLALISGLIYVILRKRE